The following proteins come from a genomic window of Athalia rosae chromosome 1, iyAthRosa1.1, whole genome shotgun sequence:
- the LOC105685066 gene encoding fatty acid synthase-like, producing MVFWDWLTICMVNDVLQRSCRTIRSRFDEFWCLINGRNIVSLSVPHSKFKLFLFCIDNEIENNTIARPNLFHINKFIASLASLVEPFNVVGGTSVIKTQPVLPDHDCLEVYETFPTKADTDFAYRSSNMSKKSEDTEHYNGDRLFLPLESGEEVVISGIAGRFPDSDNLTHFQENLFNKVDLVTNDDRRWKLDHPEIPQRTGKINNVGKFDSLFFGVHFKQAHTLDPMCRMLLEHAYEAIIDAGINPRQLRGSNTGVFIGACFSESEKTWFYEKLQVNGFGITGCSRAMLANRISYWLGSNGPSYTVDSACSSSLFALDHAFRAIRSGQCDAAIVGGANLCLHPYVSLQFSRLGVLATDGRCKSFDADANGYARSETVAVIFLQKRKDARRIYSEVVHTKTNCDGYKEQGITFPSSVMQQALFEQFYQECQVPPSSLAYIEAHGTGTKVGDPEEVNALDKIFSPGRTTPLRIGTIKSNLGHSEPASGLCSVAKVVVAMESGFIPPNLHYNRPREGVKALEDGRIQVITEVTPWEGGYVGMNSFGFGGANAHVLLKSNSKEKVNGGAPNDVLPRLVVVSGRTEEAVTTLLGNLESKPVDVEYVNLFHRIQAEEIPGHLYRGYTILPPVGVAEKIIRDVQHYPGARRPVWFVFSGMGSQWAGMGETLLRLPVFAKAIQKCDAALKPHGVDIIDILTNKDPKTFDNILHSFVGIAAVQIGLVDLLTSIGIVPDNIIGHSVGELGCAYADGCFTAEQMVLAAHSRGLASIETDTIHGSMAAVGLGYEDLKDLCPPDIEVACHNGPESSTISGPAESMKQFVAKLQANKIFAREVPCSNIAYHSRYIAEAGPRLLAYLQKVIPEPKPRSRKWLSTSVPQNKWTTNEARLCSAEYHTNNLLSPVLFEETSHLIPKDAITIEIAPHGLLQAILRRSLNEHVTNIALTKRGHKDNVEVFLQAVGKMFEVGLHPQLTNLYPEVQYPVSRGTPMISPLVRWEHSDDWYVTSYRMQEKIVSGERVVQVTLSDEDYEWMAGHVIDGRNLIPATGYLQLIWETVGMMMGELYTEVSVVFEDVRFHRATTIPKEGSIELTLMVQKGSGRFEVVESGAAVVTGSIRAVSNISQERINPELLSDSEEELLVMGRDAYKELRLRGYQYSGVFRGIQSASVSGNKGRIAWVNNWVAFMDNMLQMEILGTDTRGLFVPTGIQKLVIDTKSHLSKVRTMPDDDRAFPVQVYKQLNVVIAGGVEIRGLKASAINRKKPAGDPVLEEFKFVEHRDQAELSLEVITRLATHVALENHLGVKVKTVEFIGETDDISSASLTSPLIQEVLGDLPLMQADINIVAPVGKFAEDELPSTINISEPKKMASEASALIAVGHGLLSSNNTEILNHVRAVLKDGGFLIAREPLNSENDVMVTVRKQSFDVILEKHTNKELILLLRKTTKAPKITTIIDVNNNEFSWLSKLQAALNVESEKEGSSNNQILLVAEKDYESGLLGLVNCLRKEPGGEVIRGLLIQDLQAPKFSLQDPFYSKQLKLDLVLNVLRPGKIWGSYRFFPLDSLKAKPVYHARIGQMTRGDLSAINWEEGSVQPSADHSNLVTVNYSSLNFRDIMISTGKLAVEASARSRLKQHSVIGFEFAGRDANGRAVMGMTGNGAITNLCEPVKGLVWSVPADWTLEDAATVPVAYVTAYYAFVLSGNIKKTDKILIHAGTGGVGQAAIRLALHAGCEVFTTVGTPQKREFIKTHFPQIDDEHIGNSRDTSFEQLILRKTKGRGVDIVLNSLAEEKLQASVRCLAHGGRFLEIGKFDLVANNILGMEVFLKEISFHGILVDNLFNASLERRKEVADLLNDGLCSGAVKPLVRTVFPMDQVEAAFRYMAAGKHIGKVIIKIREEDATGRSSLPLAVPRYYCTEDGSYLILGGLGGFGLELVDWLVLRGARKFVLTSRKGISNGYQRMRINLWKSYGVQVVVIVGKDASTFEDCKAILKEAVALGPVEGIFNLAVVLKDSLCDKQTVETFEESLRVKAWATKQLDKLSRTMCPNLKRFVVFSSVSCGRGNAGQTNYGMANSVMERICETRVADNLPGLAVQWGAVGDVGLVAEMQEDHKEVVIGGTLQQRISSCLQELDHFLQQKSPVVASMVVAEKRAGGSGATNIVDTVVNIMGLKDLRGVSLHSPLAELGMDSMMAVEIKQTLEREFELFLTAQDIRTLSYAKLQEISVKLAAQNKKSGKKLANEVEDLGGMKMLIRTLGIGERSDEICVPLATKAEAGRGEVFLIPGIEGIHTIFQTLSGKLRSPATCLQLANYYSNLTSVEDMANYFISHVRTRSQNRRDFIVVGYSFGSLVAIEIARRLEADGLSGRLVLVDGAPDHMKAIVAQHLAADNDDQLQSNLLVGIMDILSPAQSAELFTELQNRKTWDDKLTSFVKLVPEDRVMNLTPEDQRVICTAMYHRIKAVINYNPSALPPLRTPIILLKPKSQSVTSISNDYGLEALTREKVEVHNVPGNHATILEDDICAAVINGEPVEDALTFKRTIMEDGLNVAPIDHHTVGRS from the exons ATGGTTTTCTGGGACTGGCTAACAATATGCATGGTCAATGACGTATTGCAAAGGTCATGCCGTACAATAAGGTCAAgatttgatgaattttggtGTCTAATTAATGGTAGAAATATAGTTAGTCTAAGTGTACCTCACTCAAAATTCAAACTGTTTTTATTCTGCATTGATAATGAGATAGAAAACAATACAATAGCGCGTCCAAACCTTTtccatataaataaattcatagcGAGTCTTgcatcacttgtcgagccATTTAACGTAGTGGGGGGTACCTCTGTTATAAAAACTCAACCTGTGCTACCCGATCATGATTGCTTAGAGGTCTACGAAACGTTCCCAACAAAAGCTGAT ACCGATTTCGCATATAGGAGCAGCAACATGTCAAAGAAAAGTGAAGACACTGAGCATTACAACGGGGATCGCTTGTTTCTACCCCTAGAGTCAGGCGAAGAAGTAGTGATTTCTGGAATTGCCGGAAGATTTCCCGACTCGGATAACTTGACACACTTTCAAGAGAATCTCTTCAACAAAGTAGATCTGGTCACTAACGATGACCGCCGTTGGAAATTAG ACCATCCGGAAATTCCTCAAAGAACTGGAAAGATAAATAATGTGGGCAAATTCGACTCGCTATTCTTTGGAGTACATTTCAAGCAAGCGCACACCTTAGATCCCATGTGCAGAATGCTGTTGGAACATGCCTATGAAGCTATTATCGATGCTGGGATTAATCCACGACAGCTTCGTGGGAGTAACACTGGCGTCTTCATTGGTGCCtgtttttcagaatcggaaaAAACTTGGTTCTATGAAAAACTTCAG GTGAACGGTTTCGGTATTACTGGCTGCAGTCGTGCGATGTTGGCGAATCGAATTTCGTACTGGTTGGGATCAAATGGTCCAAGTTACACAGTCGACTCAGCATGTAGTTCTAGTCTTTTTGCACTGGATCACGCATTCAGAGCAATCAGAAGCGGACAATGTGATGCTGCCATTGTTGGAGGAGCTAACTTGTGTCTTCATCCATACGTCTCGCTACAATTCTCTCGACTTG GAGTACTTGCAACCGATGGGCGTTGTAAATCATTCGATGCCGATGCCAACGGCTATGCTCGGAGTGAAACTGTAGCTGTCATTTTCCTCCAGAAACGCAAGGACGCGAGACGTATTTACAGTGAAGTTGTTCATACAAAAACGAATTGTGATGGTTACAAAGAACAGGGTATCACCTTCCCTTCAAGTGTAATGCAACAGGCATTATTTGAACAGTTTTACCAAGAATGTCAAGTCCCCCCATCTAGCTTGGCTTACATAGAGGCACATGGTACCGGAACAAAGGTCGGTGATCCTGAAGAAGTGAATGCTCTTGACAAAATATTCTCTCCTGGTCGAACTACCCCGTTGCGGATTGGGACCATCAAGTCGAATTTGGGACATTCTGAACCAGCAAGTGGTCTGTGTTCTGTTGCCAAG GTTGTAGTGGCAATGGAGAGCGGTTTTATCCCGCCAAATCTGCATTACAATCGCCCTAGGGAAGGAGTGAAAGCATTAGAAGATGGTCGCATTCAAGTCATTACAGAAGTAACCCCGTGGGAAGGTGGATATGTTGGTATGAACTCTTTTGGTTTCGGAGGTGCGAATGCACATGTTCTGCTGAAATCAAATTCCAAAGAGAAAGTCAATGGTGGGGCCCCAAATGATGTACTGCCAAGACTTGTTGTTGTGTCTGGGAGGACAGAAGAAGCAGTCACCACTCTCTTGGGCAAC CTTGAATCCAAACCAGTTGATGTAGAATATGTTAACCTTTTCCATCGTATACAAGCTGAAGAAATTCCGGGGCACTTATATCGAGGATATACCATCTTGCCCCCGGTTGGCGTagcagaaaaaattatacgggaTGTACAGCACTATCCAGGCGCGAGACGACCAGTATGGTTTGTGTTCTCTGGAATGGGCTCTCAGTGGGCAGGAATGG GAGAAACTCTCTTGAGACTTCCTGTGTTTGCCAAGGCCATCCAGAAGTGTGATGCCGCTCTCAAGCCTCACGGTGTGGatattatcgatattttgacTAACAAAGATCCGAAGACATTTGACAACATATTGCACTCGTTTGTTGGTATTGCTGCAGTGCAG ATTGGCTTAGTGGACTTATTGACATCGATAGGAATTGTGCCTGACAATATTATCGGGCATTCGGTAGGAGAGCTTGGTTGTGCATATGCTGATGGATGTTTCACAGCAGAACAAATGGTTCTGGCGGCACACTCTCGGGGTTTGGCTTCAATAGAAACCGATACAATTCATGGTTCCATGGCCGCTGTTGGACTTGGTTACGAGGATTTGAAAGACCTATGTCCACCTGATATAGAAGTCGCTTGCCATAATGGTCCTGAAAGCTCAACTATTAGTGGACCAGCTGAGTCCATGAAACAATTTGTGGCTAAACTCCAG GCAAATAAAATCTTTGCTCGGGAGGTCCCCTGCAGCAACATTGCTTACCATAGTCGCTACATTGCAGAGGCAGGTCCAAGACTATTGGCCTATTTGCAGAAGGTGATTCCAGAACCAAAACCTCGCAGTAGGAAATGGTTGAGTACTTCTGTACCACAGAATAAGTGGACAACGAATGAGGCTCGTTTATGTTCAGCTGAATATCATACCAACAACTTACTCAGTCCAGTTCTCTTTGAAGAAACATCTCACCTTATACCAAAGGATGCTATAACTATTGAAATAGCACCGCATGGTTTGCTACAAGCAATCTTAAGGCGGTCTTTGAATGAGCATGTCACTAACATTGCTTTAACCAAACGCGGCCATAAGGACAACGTTGAAGTCTTTCTTCAAGCTGTAGGAAAAATGTTTGAAGTGGGATTGCATCCACAGTTGACAAATTTGTACCCTGAGGTGCAATATCCAGTGAGTCGTGGAACACCCATGATTTCGCCTCTAGTGCGTTGGGAACATTCAGATGACTGGTATGTCACCAGTTATAGGATGCAAGAGAAAATTGTTTCTGGAGAAAGAGTTGTCCAAGTAACGCTCAGCGACGAAGACTATGAATGGATGGCTGGACATGTGATTGATGGCCGAAACTTAATTCCTGCTACTGGCTACTTGCAATTAATCTGGGAGACTGTAGGAATGATGATGGGAGAACTGTACACTGAAGTCTCAGTTGTCTTTGAAGACGTCAGATTTCATCGAGCGACTACAATACCAAAAGAGGGTAGTATCGAACTGACGCTCATGGTTCAGAAAG GGTCTGGTAGATTTGAAGTTGTTGAGAGTGGGGCCGCTGTTGTGACTGGATCTATTCGTGCGGTATCTAACATAAGTCAGGAACGTATAAATCCCGAGCTGCTGTCAGACAGTGAGGAGGAATTATTAGTGATGGGTAGGGATGCCTATAAAGAGTTACGCCTCAGGGGCTATCAATACTCTGGAGTATTCCGGGGAATACAGAGTGCGTCAGTAAGTGGAAACAAGGGACGTATAGCTTGGGTGAATAATTGGGTGGCTTTCATGGACAACATGTTGCAAATGGAAATACTTGGAACGGATACCCGGGGACTGTTCGTTCCTACCGGAATTCAAAAGCTGGTGATAGACACAAAATCTCATTTGAGCAAAGTCCGAACTATGCCTGACGATGACagag CGTTCCCAGTACAGGTTTACAAACAACTAAACGTCGTCATTGCTGGTGGAGTAGAGATAAGAGGATTGAAAGCAAGTGCCATCAATCGTAAGAAACCAGCCGGGGATCCCGTCCTCGAAGAATTCAAATTTGTGGAGCACAGAGATCAAGCTGAACTAAGCCTAGAGGTGATAACTCGGCTCGCCACGCACGTAGCGCTGGAAAATCATCTTGGGGTCAAAGTAAAGACCGTCGAATTCATCGGTGAAACGGATGATATATCGTCTGCAAGTTTAACATCACCTTTGATCCAGGAGGTGTTAGGTGACTTACCATTAATGCAAGCGGACATAAATATCGTTGCGCCTGTTGGAAAGTTTGCCGAAGATGAACTTCCGTCTACCATTAACATCtctgaaccaaaaaaaatggcCAGTGAAGCCAGTGCCCTGATAGCTGTTGGTCATGGACTTCTTTCAAGTAATAATACCGAAATCTTGAACCATGTTCGAGCCGTGTTAAAAGATGGAGGATTCCTCATCGCCAGAGAGCcattaaattctgaaaatgatGTTATGGTAACTGTACGAAAACAAAGCTTCGATGTTATTCTAGAAAAACATACCAACAAAGAATTGATACTCTTGCTACGTAAGACTACTAAGGCACCTAAAATAACTACGATAATAGACGTTAATAACAATGAATTCAGTTGGCTCTCTAAACTGCAAGCTGCTCTCAATGTAGAGTCTGAGAAGGAAGGTAGCAGTAACAATCAAATACTTCTCGTAGCTGAAAAAGATTATGAAAGCGGACTTTTGGGACTAGTCAATTGCCTGCGAAAAGAACCAGGTGGTGAAGTGATACGAGGACTGTTGATCCAAGATTTGCAAGCTCCAAAATTCTCATTGCAAGATCCATTTTATTCTAAGCAGTTGAAATTAGACTTGGTGCTCAATGTTTTGCGTCCTGGCAAGATATGGGGAAGTTATCGATTCTTCCCATTGGATTCGCTGAAGGCAAAACCTGTTTACCATGCCAGAATAGGTCAAATGACCCGTGGCGACTTGAGTGCAATTAACTGGGAGGAGGGTAGTGTACAGCCCTCTGCTGATCACAGTAATTTAGTTACAGTGAATTACTCGTCCTTGAACTTCCGTGATATCATGATAAGTACCGGTAAACTGGCGGTGGAAGCCTCGGCAAGATCAAGATTGAAGCAGCACAGTGTGATTGGATTTGAATTCGCTGGCCGAGATGCAAATGGTCGTGCAGTTATGGGAATGACTGGTAATGGAGCTATTACGAATTTATGCGAACCTGTCAAAGGGCTTGTATGGTCAGTGCCAGCGGATTGGACATTGGAAGATGCAGCTACAGTGCCAGTAGCCTACGTAACAGCATACTATGCTTTTGTATTGAGtggtaatattaaaaaaactgACAAAATCTTGATACATGCCGGAACTGGCGGCGTCGGTCAAGCAGCCATCAGGTTGGCTCTTCATGCAGGGTGCGAAGTTTTTACGACTGTAGGAACACCACAGAAACGAGAGTTTATCAAGACTCATTTCCCACAAATCGACGACGAACATATTGGTAATTCTCGAGACACAAGCTTCGAACAACTTATTCTCCGTAAGACGAAAGGAAGGGGTGTAGATATCGTCTTGAATTCGTTagctgaagaaaaattacaagcgtCAGTTCGTTGTTTAGCACATGGTGGAAGATTCCTAGAAATTGGCAAGTTTGATCTTGTTGCCAATAATATACTTGGAATGGAAGTTTTCCTCAAAGAAATTAGCTTCCACGGTATACTGGTTGATAATCTATTTAATGCTTCGCTCGAGCGCAGAAAAGAAGTGGCAGACTTGTTGAATGATGGACTTTGCTCTGGTGCAGTTAAGCCTTTGGTCAGAACCGTTTTCCCCATGGACCAGGTCGAAGCAGCATTCAGATACATGGCTGCTGGGAAACACATTGGCAAG GTCATCATCAAAATTCGCGAAGAGGATGCAACCGGTCGATCTTCTCTACCTCTCGCAGTGCCTCGCTACTATTGTACTGAAGATGGGAGTTACCTCATTCTCGGTGGCCTTGGCGGTTTTGGTCTTGAACTTGTTGATTGGCTCGTACTCCGTGGAGCTAGGAAATTCGTTCTCACATCACGAAAGGGGATCAGCAATGGATATCAACGTATGCGTATAAACCTATGGAAGAGTTACGGTGTGCAGGTGGTTGTCATTGTTGGGAAAGATGCCTCGACGTTCGAGGATTGCAAAGCTATTTTGAAAGAGGCTGTAGCACTAGGTCCAGTGGAAGGTATATTCAACTTGGCCGTAGTACTAAAGGACAGCCTTTGTGATAAACAAACAGTAGAAACTTTCGAGGAATCTCTTAGGGTAAAAGCCTGGGCTACTAAACAACTGGACAAGCTCTCCAGAACAATGTGTCCAAATCTTAAACGATTTGTAGTATTTTCATCAGTATCTTGTGGTAGAGGAAACGCAGGTCAGACAAATTATGGAATGGCCAATTCCGTAATGGAGAGAATATGCGAAACCCGAGTGGCAGATAACTTGCCAGGCCTTGCTGTTCAATGGGGGGCTGTTGGTGATGTTGGGTTGGTCGCAGAAATGCAGGAAGATCATAAGGAAGTTGTCATTGGTGGAACTTTGCAGCAAAGAATATCGTCTTGCTTGCAAGAACTAGACCATTTCCTACAACAGAAATCTCCAGTTGTAGCCAGCATGGTTGTTGCCGAGAAACGAGCTGGCGGGTCTGGGGCTACAAACATTGTAGACACCGTCGTAAATATAATGG GACTGAAAGACCTTAGAGGGGTGAGTCTGCATTCACCTTTGGCAGAATTAGGAATGGACTCTATGATGGCAGTTGAGATAAAACAAACCCTAGAACGTGAATTTGAACTATTCCTAACTGCACAAGATATCCGTACTCTCAGCTACGCTAAGCTCCAAGAAATATCTGTCAAGCTAGCGGCACAGAATAAGAAATCTGGCAAGAAATTGGCGAATGAAGTAGAAGATTTAGGAGGCATGAAAATGCTCATTCGCACTCTGGGTATTGGAGAGCGTAGTGATGAAATTTGTGTCCCGTTAGCAACAAAAGCGGAAGCTGGAAGAGGAGAAGTTTTCCTAATACCTGGAATCGAAGGAATTCACACCATCTTCCAGACATTGTCTGGTAAACTCAGGTCTCCAGCAACCTGTCTGCAGCTTGCCAACTACTACTCAAATTTAACGTCAGTAGAGGATATGGCGAACTACTTTATTTCA CATGTCAGAACGCGCAGCCAGAATCGCCGAGACTTTATAGTAGTTGGATATTCGTTTGGAAGTTTAGTAGCCATAGAAATTGCGAGACGTTTGGAAGCGGACGGCCTTTCTGGTCGACTTGTATTGGTTGATGGTGCACCCGACCATATGAAAGCAATTGTCGCCCAACATTTGGCTGCAGATAATGATGACCAACTGCAATCAAATCTTCTAGTAGGAATCATGGATATTCTATCTCCGGCTCAGAGCGCAGAG CTCTTTACTGAGTTGCAAAATCGCAAAACCTGGGATGACAAGTTGACATCATTCGTCAAACTTGTGCCTGAAGATCGAGTTATGAACTTGACACCAGAAGATCAAAGGGTAATCTGTACAGCCATGTATCATCGCATTAAAGCTGTCATCAACTATAATCCTTCAGCGCTACCACCTCTAAGAACACCGATAATTCTCCTCAAGCCTAAGAGCCAATCGGTAACTTCAATCTCCAATGACTATGGTCTAGAAGCG TTGACACGGGAGAAAGTGGAAGTACACAATGTCCCGGGTAATCATGCTACGATACTGGAGGACGATATTTGTGCTGCAGTCATTAACGGAGAACCCGTCGAAGATGCTTTGACATTCAAGAGGACCATAATGGAAGATGGTCTAAATGTAGCGCCTATCGACCATCATACCGTTGGAAGAAGCTAA